In Chryseobacterium sp. C-71, the genomic window TAAACTTAAAAAATGGAAGTCCGAAGCTTAAAGTTTCAGTAATGTTTTCAGGATCAGATTCTAGAATCTTCTTTCTTAAAAACAAAAGAGTACTTCGCTCAGGTTCGTTGATTCTGAAGAAGTACTCTTGTATGGGGTTCATTTTAAATAAATTTAAAAAGATTTAATTAGTCAAAATTTTGCAGCTCTACGAGCTTGTGATAGGTTCCTCGTTTTGCCATAAGTTCCTGGTGAGTTCCTTGCTCCATAATATCGCCTTTCTCCATTACAACGATCCAGTCTGCTTTTTGGATAGTTGAAAGTCGGTGAGCAATTACTAATGATGTTCTGTTTTCCATCATCTTCTCAAGAGCATCCTGTACAAATTTTTCAGATTCTGTATCCAAAGCAGAGGTTGCTTCGTCCAAAATCATGATTGGTGGATTTTTGAGAACCGCTCTTGCGATAGAAACTCTTTGTTTTTGTCCGCCAGATAACTTCCCTCCGTCGTCTCCGATGTTGGTATCGTAACCATTTGGAAGCTGAGTGATAAATAAGTCTGCATTGGCAATTTTAGCTGCAGCAATCACTTCATCTCTGGAAGCTTCAGGTTTCCCCATCAAAATATTGTTATAAACTGTATCATTAAAGAGAACAGATTCCTGAGTTACCATTCCCAACAGCTTTCTGTACTCAGTAAGTTTTAAATTTTTAATGTTGGTTTCGTCGATTAAAATTTCACCTTCAGAAACATCGTAAAATCTTGCCAAAAGATTAGCGATAGTTGTTTTACCACTTCCGCTTTGTCCTACAAGTGCTACAGTTTTTCCTTTAGGTATTTTTAAATTAAAATTTTTCAGAATTAAATTAGACTTATCATAGTAGAAACCAATATTTTTGAACTCAATATGAGCATCAAGGTTAGAAATTGAAACAGGTTCTGCAACTTCTTCAATTTTAATGTCAGCATCAAGGATTTCCAAAACTCTTGTTAGAGAAGCTTCTCCTTTCTGAACGTTCGAAATAGAGGTTGACAAACTTTTCATAGGTGGTAAAATCTGAAAGAAAATACCTAAGAAAACAAGAAAATCAGCTGGTGAAATGCTTTGATCTACGATGATTTGTTTTCCACCATACCATGCGATAATTAAGAAAGTTACTGAACCTAAAAATTCGCTCATAGGCGATGCTAATTCTTTTTTTCTTCCGAGGCTTATTGAGCTGTTGATCCATTTTTGCATCGACTGCATAAAACGGTTGTTCATAATTTTTTCAGCGTTGAAAATCTTTATTACCTTATTAGATTTTAATGTTTCATCAACGATTGAGAAAATATTTCCCATCTCGTTTTGAGCTTCATGAGAATCCTTTTTAAGGCTTTTTCCAATAAGGGCAATCATCGTTCCCATTATAGGAAGCACAAGGAGGGAAAAAAGAGTCATTTCCGGACTCAAGAAAAACAAAGTAACCAATGTGCTGATTAACATAAAAGGAGCGTTGATAAGATCTACTAAGCTTCCCAATATACTGCCCTCAACGTCACCTACATCATTTGACATACGAGACATCATATCTCCCTTTCTGCTTTCTGTAAAAAAAGAAACAGGAAGAGAAAGAATTTTTCTGTACATCGCTCCACGAAGGTCTTTGGTAACTCCTACCCGGTAATTAATCAAAAGGAATGAACCTAAATAACGGAAAATATTTCGTAGCAGAAACATAACTGCGGTGATAACGCAAAGCCATGCCAGTACCTTCAAAGAGCCATACTCCGTAACTAAACTTTGAACATAATAATTGGAGTATTCCTTTAAAAAAGTAAAAAAGTCTATAATGTCTCCGGAGTAAACGGGCGCAGATTCATATTTCTCTGGTTTGATAGTTCCGAAAAGCATTCCCAAAACTGGCAGGATAGTACCTAAAGAAGCAATTTGAAATGCAGAATACAGTAAGTTGAAAAACAAACTTCCATAAATGTACTTACGGTGGGGTCTTGCGAATTTTAGTATTTTTTTATATTCGTTCATTCAATAAAATTGGATAGCAAAATTAATTAAAATATAATGATAAGACGTTTTTAATTGAATTTTACTTTATCATTATACTTCGGATTGAAGTTTTTTGTGTTTAATTTTTCTAAAGTCTTCCCGAAATTATTAATCAACTGGGTAAGATTATCAAAGTCTACAACATTAATGTCATCATTCAGTTGATGATAATGCTTAATTTTGCTCATATCTGCCGTAGAGATAGAATGCGCAATGATTTTTTTCTTCACAAAACTCACATTGTCTGATCTGTAGAATAATTGCTCTGATGCATAAGGATCAGGGTATATTTTTAACTCATTTACAGCATTTTGATTAAACAATTCATCAAGGTCAGAAAATTCGTCACCTGTGATGAATACTGCATTCTTTCCAAATTCAGATTCTGTGGCAACCATTTCAAAATTAAAAAGGGCAGCAAGATTTTTATAAATTTTATCTAAACCTTTATCCTCAGCAATCGCTGTCGAGCCAAGCATACCTTTTTCTTCGCCATTAAATGCCATGAAAACCATAGAGAACTCAGGTTTTTTATCTTTAAAGTAATCAGCTATTCCTACCAAAGTTGTAATTCCGCTGGCATCGTCATCAGCACCATTGTAGATGATATCTTCACCTCCTTTTTTACTCACTCCGATATGATCAAAGTGACCTGAAAAGCCTAAAGTTTTCTCAGATTTCCCTTTTTTGATTCCACAAACGTTGTATGCGGTTTTTCCTTTGTAATCAAAAGGAACGAGATACGAATTTCCGGTACAGTATTCTAAATTGTTTTCTTTAAAAAGTGTTGCAATATAATTCGCTGCATTATCATTTTCAGGAGTTCCTATTTCTCTGCCTTTCATTTCGTCTGAAGCCAAAGTAGAGATCACCGTTTTAATTCTTTCTGTAGATACTTCCTGTGCAAAAGTTGTTGCAGAGAATAAAGATAGAATAAGGTAGGTTAGTTTTTTCATATTGAATATTTATTTTAATTGAATCTGTCGCAATTTTATGTGAAATGTTGCATTAAGATTAATGGAAAATATATTTAAAATTGAATCTGAGACAAATTTAAAACAAAACTGATACATCTCAGAAAATTTATGAGTCTTCACTTTAAATAAGAAATAAAAAGGTAATGTGGTCAAAGATAGTTGGTGTTTTTCACAAAAATAATTCGTAATATTTGACGGTTGATTGGAAGAGGAAATGAGCAATGCTGAGGAGCAACTCATCAGCAATACAATCAACGCTGTAAACAATAGTTTAGAGGATGGCTTTTGCCATCCTTTTTTTGCAAATTATTGGAACAGCTCTATGGCTTAAAAAACCTTTACGACTTTAGATTTTTATAAAAAAGATACTATTGGATAAACTTTTTTCTTCGACTTTTGGTAAGTCCCCGATGAATATTGAGATGACCTTTCAGATGACCGAAAAAAGACTCTATGCCGTTTGTTGTTTTCGGAATTTTAGAATTTTGCAGGAACGTAAACATATTGGGTAAAGCCTTTCTGATAACCGAAAAACATCTTCTTACCATCTTGTGCGTGTACCAATATCTTCCGGTTTCCTGGCTGTATGATTTTTCATTCAAAAAATCTTTATCTTTCTCAGACCAATCCAAAAATTCTTTGATCAAATACTGCTTTTTAGCTTCATTGTCAATAAAATGAATCTTGCAGACTATTTCACGTAACTCAAAACCCGCTGCAGACTTTGGATAAGCTGAAAGCCATATTTTGCACATTCTCTGAATATGCACCAAACATCTCTGAACAGGAACTTTCGGGCAGACTTTTCGGATGGCTTTCAGTAGAGATTTGTCGCCATCGCAGGTTATCCCGCCTATTTTTATTCTTAAATTCAGAATGTTTTCCAAATCCTCTTTCAATTCTTCA contains:
- a CDS encoding transposase, with the protein product MVYRDNVFKQTQLYRITDGEHYEELKEDLENILNLRIKIGGITCDGDKSLLKAIRKVCPKVPVQRCLVHIQRMCKIWLSAYPKSAAGFELREIVCKIHFIDNEAKKQYLIKEFLDWSEKDKDFLNEKSYSQETGRYWYTHKMVRRCFSVIRKALPNMFTFLQNSKIPKTTNGIESFFGHLKGHLNIHRGLTKSRRKKFIQ
- a CDS encoding M28 family peptidase, with the protein product MKKLTYLILSLFSATTFAQEVSTERIKTVISTLASDEMKGREIGTPENDNAANYIATLFKENNLEYCTGNSYLVPFDYKGKTAYNVCGIKKGKSEKTLGFSGHFDHIGVSKKGGEDIIYNGADDDASGITTLVGIADYFKDKKPEFSMVFMAFNGEEKGMLGSTAIAEDKGLDKIYKNLAALFNFEMVATESEFGKNAVFITGDEFSDLDELFNQNAVNELKIYPDPYASEQLFYRSDNVSFVKKKIIAHSISTADMSKIKHYHQLNDDINVVDFDNLTQLINNFGKTLEKLNTKNFNPKYNDKVKFN
- a CDS encoding ABC transporter ATP-binding protein, yielding MNEYKKILKFARPHRKYIYGSLFFNLLYSAFQIASLGTILPVLGMLFGTIKPEKYESAPVYSGDIIDFFTFLKEYSNYYVQSLVTEYGSLKVLAWLCVITAVMFLLRNIFRYLGSFLLINYRVGVTKDLRGAMYRKILSLPVSFFTESRKGDMMSRMSNDVGDVEGSILGSLVDLINAPFMLISTLVTLFFLSPEMTLFSLLVLPIMGTMIALIGKSLKKDSHEAQNEMGNIFSIVDETLKSNKVIKIFNAEKIMNNRFMQSMQKWINSSISLGRKKELASPMSEFLGSVTFLIIAWYGGKQIIVDQSISPADFLVFLGIFFQILPPMKSLSTSISNVQKGEASLTRVLEILDADIKIEEVAEPVSISNLDAHIEFKNIGFYYDKSNLILKNFNLKIPKGKTVALVGQSGSGKTTIANLLARFYDVSEGEILIDETNIKNLKLTEYRKLLGMVTQESVLFNDTVYNNILMGKPEASRDEVIAAAKIANADLFITQLPNGYDTNIGDDGGKLSGGQKQRVSIARAVLKNPPIMILDEATSALDTESEKFVQDALEKMMENRTSLVIAHRLSTIQKADWIVVMEKGDIMEQGTHQELMAKRGTYHKLVELQNFD